The following DNA comes from Synechococcus sp. CC9616.
GGTCGTGGTCGTGGGAATGGTCGTGGCCATGGGACGGTTCAGCCACCTTGTCCGATTCGAACAATCCAACGCTCAGCAGCAGTGGCAGGGGAACCTCTCCTTTCACAGAGTGAAGAATTCGAGCGTCGTTCTTCACCTCTCGCAGCTGCTCCTCCACGTCCTTGAGGCGTTCAGGGGAGACAAGGTCCACCTTGTTCAGCAACAAAATGTCCCCATAAATCACCTGAGCTCGACCCACTTGCGTCTCCAGCACTGCCTGATCGAAGTTCTCTGCATCAACAAGAGTGATGATCGAATCGAGCCGTGTCTGCTCCCGCAGTTCACTGCCGAGAAAGGTCATGGCCACCGGCAGGGGATCAGCGAGCCCGGTGGTTTCAACCACGATGTAGTCGAGTTCTCCAGGACGTGAGATCACACGATCCACCGTTTCCATCAGCTCGTCGTTGATCGAGCAGCAGATGCAACCGTTGCTTAATTCCACCATGTCCTGTCCGGTGCTCACCACGAGATCGTTATCAATGCCGATCTCACCGAATTCATTCACCAGCACTGCAGTCTTGACGCCGTTCTGATTGCTGAGGATGTGGTTCAGAAGGGTGGTCTTTCCAGCCCCAAGAAAACCAGTGAGGATGGTGACGGGTACACCGGCTGGTGCGGTGGCTGAGGTCATAACAGTGGTCCCACTCATCTCATGCTGGCAGCAAGGCATCGATGGCGGCAGCCAGATCGACATCAAGATCGCTGAGTCCTCCCAGGTCGTGTGTGGTGAGCTCGATCGAAACGCGGTTGTAGACGTTGCTCCAGTTGGGATGGTGTCCGCGTGATTCCGCCAGAAGAGCCACCTGGCTCATGAACCCAAAAGCTTCAACAAAATCGCTGAACTGAAGGTCGCGTCTCAGTCGATCCGCAGTCAGCGTCCAGCACGGCAGTGTGGTGCCGAGCTGTTGTCTCTGATCGCTTGTGAGCAGGGAGGCCATAGGACCTTGAAAGGCAGCACGCATCCCATTGTGTTGCCATCACTCTGGGAAGATGTGGCCAATTCTCAGGCCTCAGACGGTGACAACAGCACTGCGTCGCTTTCTTTGCTTTTGTACCGCTTGTCTGCTCAGTATTGTTTTCACGCTGGCCATCCCAATCGATGGCAGTGCTCAGGATCAACCTAGTGAAGAGAAGGCTGATCTTGTTCAAGAGGAATCGGACGGGATCGATCAGAGCGTGCCGAACGCCATTGATACATTTGAAACCCCTGAAGTTGAAAAATCAACAATTGTTGGTATCGAAGGAGAGGTTTTAAAACCAATCATCAAAATTGATGACCAACCCTTTTATGGAGAGCTTCAACGTCTGGCGCTTTTTTGGGACGACTCACCAATTGGTCATGTCGAGGATCGTGCTCCAAAAGAGACCCTGCTGAATTTTTACGCCGTAATGGCGAGTATCGGTAGTGAAATCGAGGCGATCCGCAGGGACGCCAAACAAGACCCAGGCTTCGGTTGGACGCCGGAGATGAAGACGCGGATTCACAATGTTGATGTTTTATTTGGACTTGCAATCAAAGCATTGAATGGTTCGGATTTTCCTGAAAGTGTTAGAAGTGATTTGGTTGATGAAGCGGCGATTCAATTGAAATTGGTGTTGGATTATGTGTTTTCTAATAGCCGCCGACCGATTGAGATACCTGATGAAGAAGGTGTGCGATTGATGAATCAAGGCCTTGTCAAACGTGATGTGTTGTCGTGGCGCCTTCCGAGTACGGGAATCGTGTTGGCAAGTGATGCTGAACAGGAAGGAAATGACTGGTATTTCAGCCCTTCAACAGTTGCAAATGCGGCAAGAATGTACAAGGAAATTGAGTCTCATGCTGAAAAGTTGCAAGGAGTTCCTTTCGCAACCCCAGATTTTTATCGTAATTTTATTCGAACACCATGGCACCTGGTGCCGCCTAAATGGTATCTAAATCTGCCTAGCTGGATTCACGAGTTTATCGAGGTTGATGTTTTTGCGGGTCAAACTGCATTTCAGATTTTGTTTGCGACCCTGGCATTCGTTCTTTACGTTGTTTTCGTGTTCGCGATGATCTCCAGATTGATCACAAGTCATGTAGATCGTGTCACGATGTTAACAACTAGTTCTGCTCAGGAGAGGCTTGACGGCGTTTGGAATGAAGACGAGGTTGCCTGGAGGCGTGTGTTGTTTGTTTTCCCGATTCTTCCTTTGACGACGATCTCCAAGGTTTTTGTTGATGACTATTTGAATTTTACTGGTACGCCTTTGGTGTTTACCACGTACTTCTTTTATGTAGCTTGGTGCCTTTCAGCATGCCTTCTAGCGTTTTACTTTTTTGAGGCCCTGGGTAAATCAGGTGCTGAAACGTTGTTGCGAGTCCGTGGTAGTAATTCGTCGATTAAGTTAAAGCGCTGGGGTAGTCGAGTTCAGCC
Coding sequences within:
- a CDS encoding GTP-binding protein, with amino-acid sequence MTSATAPAGVPVTILTGFLGAGKTTLLNHILSNQNGVKTAVLVNEFGEIGIDNDLVVSTGQDMVELSNGCICCSINDELMETVDRVISRPGELDYIVVETTGLADPLPVAMTFLGSELREQTRLDSIITLVDAENFDQAVLETQVGRAQVIYGDILLLNKVDLVSPERLKDVEEQLREVKNDARILHSVKGEVPLPLLLSVGLFESDKVAEPSHGHDHSHDHDHDHSDGHDHDHGHEHSHDHGHHGQDHGHAHGHDHGHEHGHDHDHQHSDHLAVDGFTSLSFSSEGPFGLRRFQNFLDNELPAEVFRAKGILWFEESERRHVFHLAGKRFSIDDSDWTGERKNQLVLIGRDLEHDTLRQQLQACVAPTS
- a CDS encoding 4a-hydroxytetrahydrobiopterin dehydratase is translated as MASLLTSDQRQQLGTTLPCWTLTADRLRRDLQFSDFVEAFGFMSQVALLAESRGHHPNWSNVYNRVSIELTTHDLGGLSDLDVDLAAAIDALLPA
- a CDS encoding mechanosensitive ion channel family protein; the encoded protein is MTTALRRFLCFCTACLLSIVFTLAIPIDGSAQDQPSEEKADLVQEESDGIDQSVPNAIDTFETPEVEKSTIVGIEGEVLKPIIKIDDQPFYGELQRLALFWDDSPIGHVEDRAPKETLLNFYAVMASIGSEIEAIRRDAKQDPGFGWTPEMKTRIHNVDVLFGLAIKALNGSDFPESVRSDLVDEAAIQLKLVLDYVFSNSRRPIEIPDEEGVRLMNQGLVKRDVLSWRLPSTGIVLASDAEQEGNDWYFSPSTVANAARMYKEIESHAEKLQGVPFATPDFYRNFIRTPWHLVPPKWYLNLPSWIHEFIEVDVFAGQTAFQILFATLAFVLYVVFVFAMISRLITSHVDRVTMLTTSSAQERLDGVWNEDEVAWRRVLFVFPILPLTTISKVFVDDYLNFTGTPLVFTTYFFYVAWCLSACLLAFYFFEALGKSGAETLLRVRGSNSSIKLKRWGSRVQPICRAFSGIVALFLVYRMLIQLGLPGSLVLALSSVPGLAIALGASKLLSNLFAGFSIQTDRPLRVGEFCRIGEYLGYVTKIGLRSIEIQTVTSTVAIPNSVADDSIIVNFSDRQLLTGNEHRQGVEIRVPISVSLTSAQVNQLLFFINRYLESSDELDNTRVNVEQVKVDELTIIGFGYGDFLTWEAYLETRKKIFVRFKQIIAQILMSRIVLRVAYQTPETVRRRIPDQLKEIVCLDEQITFGSCELLKISDYSYDFIFDFRAFHPTYSLFLKAVDRINHDLLSYVERENIVMPFPTSIFIQKPAELMDLRGVNPM